In a genomic window of Mycolicibacter heraklionensis:
- the tkt gene encoding transketolase, with translation MTTAAEISALTRPHHPADWAEIDSVAVDTARVLAADAVQKVGNGHPGTAMSLAPLAYTLFQRVMRHDPSDTEWLGRDRFVLSCGHSSLTLYIQLYLGGFGLELADIEALRTWGSKTPGHPEFRHTKGVEITTGPLGQGLASAVGMAMAARYERGLFDPDTAPGESPFDHFIYVIASDGDIQEGVTSEASSLAGVQQLGNLIVFYDHNKISIEDDTAIALCEDTTARYRAYGWHVQEVEGGENVTGIEEAIANAKAVTDKPSFISLRTIIGYPSPGKMNTGAIHGSALGGDEVAATKSALGFDPDKAFDVREDVITHTRGLVARGKAAHADWQVQFESWAAREPERKALLDRLLAGELPDGWDAELPYWEPGSKAVATRAASGKVLNAVGAKLPELWGGSADLAGSNNTTMDGVKSFGPSSISTGEYTADPYGRTLHFGIREHAMGSILSGIVLHGPTRAYGGTFLQFSDYMRPAVRLAALMDIDPIYVWTHDSIGLGEDGPTHQPIEHLAALRAIPRLSVVRPADANETAYAWRTVLARGADSGPVGLILTRQNVPILEGTDAEGVARGGYVLGGLEAAGSEDPDVVLIATGSEVQLAVEAQKLLAAKDIHARVVSMTCLEWFESQPADYRDAVLPPSVSARVAVEAGIAQCWHKIVGDTGEIVSIERYGESADYQTLFREFGLTAEAVVAAAERTLDN, from the coding sequence GTGACCACTGCTGCTGAGATCTCCGCTCTTACCCGCCCGCACCACCCCGCAGACTGGGCCGAGATCGACTCCGTCGCAGTCGACACCGCCCGGGTGCTGGCCGCTGACGCGGTGCAGAAGGTCGGCAACGGCCATCCGGGCACCGCGATGAGCCTGGCGCCGCTGGCCTACACGCTGTTCCAGCGGGTGATGCGCCACGACCCCTCCGACACCGAGTGGCTGGGCCGCGACCGGTTCGTGCTGTCCTGCGGTCACTCCAGCCTGACCCTCTACATCCAGCTCTACCTGGGCGGTTTCGGGCTGGAACTGGCCGACATCGAGGCACTGCGCACCTGGGGCTCCAAGACCCCGGGCCACCCGGAGTTCCGCCACACCAAGGGCGTGGAGATCACCACCGGCCCGCTCGGTCAGGGGCTGGCCTCGGCGGTCGGCATGGCGATGGCCGCTCGCTACGAGCGCGGCCTGTTCGACCCGGACACCGCGCCGGGCGAGAGCCCGTTCGACCACTTCATTTACGTGATCGCCTCCGACGGCGACATCCAGGAAGGCGTCACCAGTGAGGCGTCCTCGCTGGCCGGCGTCCAGCAGCTGGGCAATCTGATCGTGTTCTACGACCACAACAAGATCTCCATCGAGGACGACACCGCGATCGCGCTCTGCGAGGACACCACCGCCCGCTACCGGGCCTACGGCTGGCACGTCCAGGAGGTCGAGGGCGGCGAGAACGTGACCGGCATCGAGGAGGCGATCGCCAACGCGAAGGCCGTCACCGACAAGCCGTCGTTCATCTCGCTGCGCACCATCATCGGCTACCCGTCGCCGGGCAAGATGAACACCGGCGCCATCCACGGTTCGGCGCTGGGCGGCGACGAGGTGGCCGCCACCAAGTCCGCACTCGGATTCGACCCGGACAAGGCGTTCGACGTCCGCGAAGACGTGATCACCCACACCCGCGGGCTGGTGGCCCGCGGCAAGGCGGCCCACGCGGACTGGCAGGTGCAGTTCGAGTCATGGGCGGCCCGCGAGCCGGAGCGCAAGGCGCTGCTGGACCGGCTGCTCGCCGGTGAACTGCCCGACGGCTGGGACGCCGAGCTGCCGTACTGGGAGCCCGGCTCCAAGGCCGTGGCCACCCGCGCCGCGTCCGGCAAGGTGCTCAATGCGGTAGGCGCCAAGCTTCCCGAATTGTGGGGCGGCTCAGCCGATCTGGCGGGCAGCAACAACACCACCATGGACGGCGTCAAGTCGTTCGGGCCGTCGTCGATCTCCACCGGCGAGTACACCGCCGACCCCTACGGCCGCACCCTGCACTTCGGGATCCGCGAGCACGCGATGGGCTCGATCCTGTCCGGCATCGTGCTGCACGGGCCGACCCGCGCCTACGGCGGCACGTTCCTGCAGTTCTCCGACTACATGCGGCCCGCGGTGCGACTGGCCGCGCTGATGGACATCGACCCGATCTACGTATGGACGCACGACTCGATCGGGCTCGGCGAAGACGGCCCGACGCACCAGCCGATCGAGCACCTGGCGGCATTGCGTGCCATCCCCCGGCTGTCGGTGGTGCGTCCGGCGGACGCCAACGAGACGGCTTACGCCTGGCGCACCGTGTTGGCCCGCGGCGCAGACAGCGGGCCGGTCGGGCTGATCCTGACCCGGCAGAATGTGCCGATCCTCGAGGGCACCGACGCCGAAGGCGTCGCACGCGGAGGCTACGTGCTGGGCGGCCTCGAAGCCGCCGGTAGCGAGGACCCCGACGTGGTGCTGATCGCCACCGGCTCCGAGGTCCAGCTCGCGGTCGAGGCGCAGAAACTCTTGGCGGCCAAGGACATCCACGCCCGCGTGGTGTCGATGACGTGTCTGGAGTGGTTCGAATCGCAGCCGGCCGACTACCGCGACGCGGTGCTGCCGCCGTCGGTGTCGGCTCGGGTGGCCGTTGAAGCCGGCATCGCACAGTGCTGGCACAAGATCGTCGGCGACACCGGCGAGATCGTGTCGATCGAGCGCTACGGCGAATCCGCCGACTACCAAACCCTGTTCCGTGAGTTCGGCCTGACCGCGGAGGCCGTCGTCGCCGCAGCCGAGAGAACCCTGGACAACTGA
- the tal gene encoding transaldolase, which produces MTQNPKLAALSAAGVSVWLDDLSRDRLTSGNLADLVATRSVVGVTTNPTIFQKALEKGHAYDKQLAELAARGADVDAVIRTVTTDDVRNACEVLTQAWEASDGVDGRVSIEVDPRLAHDTDKTVAQAVELWKIVDRPNLFIKIPATKAGLPAITAVLAEGISVNVTLIFSVERHREVMDAYLAGLEAAKAAGHDLAKIHSVASFFVSRVDTEIDARLEKIGSAEALALRGKAGLANARLAYAAYEEVFGGERFTALASDGARVQRPLWASTGVKNPDYPDTLYVTELVAAHTVNTMPEPTLEAVADHGDITGDTIAGTAPASQQLFDQLAAVGVDLTDVFLVLENEGVEKFEASWGELLDATATQLEEAK; this is translated from the coding sequence ATGACTCAGAATCCCAAGCTTGCCGCTCTCAGCGCCGCCGGCGTCTCGGTGTGGCTCGACGACCTGTCCCGCGACCGGCTCACGTCGGGCAACCTGGCCGACCTGGTCGCCACCCGCAGCGTGGTCGGGGTGACCACCAACCCCACCATCTTCCAGAAGGCACTGGAGAAGGGCCACGCCTACGACAAGCAGCTGGCCGAGCTGGCCGCTCGGGGCGCCGACGTGGACGCGGTGATCCGCACCGTCACCACCGACGACGTGCGCAACGCGTGCGAGGTCCTGACTCAGGCGTGGGAGGCGTCCGACGGCGTGGACGGCCGGGTGTCGATCGAGGTCGATCCCCGCCTGGCCCATGACACCGACAAGACCGTGGCTCAGGCCGTCGAACTGTGGAAGATCGTCGACCGGCCGAACCTGTTCATCAAGATTCCGGCCACCAAAGCGGGTCTGCCGGCTATCACCGCGGTACTGGCCGAAGGGATTTCGGTCAACGTCACGCTGATCTTCTCCGTCGAGCGGCACCGCGAGGTGATGGACGCCTACCTGGCGGGCCTGGAGGCCGCCAAGGCCGCCGGACACGACCTGGCCAAGATCCACTCGGTGGCGTCGTTCTTCGTGTCCCGGGTGGACACCGAGATCGACGCCCGGTTGGAGAAGATCGGCTCGGCCGAGGCCCTGGCGCTGCGCGGCAAGGCCGGTCTGGCCAACGCCCGGTTGGCCTACGCCGCCTACGAAGAGGTTTTCGGCGGCGAGCGCTTCACCGCGCTGGCGTCCGACGGTGCACGCGTGCAGCGCCCGTTGTGGGCGTCGACCGGAGTGAAGAACCCGGACTACCCGGACACCCTGTACGTCACCGAGCTGGTTGCGGCCCACACCGTCAACACCATGCCCGAGCCGACGCTGGAGGCGGTCGCCGACCACGGGGACATCACCGGCGACACCATCGCCGGCACCGCGCCGGCATCCCAACAGCTCTTCGACCAACTCGCTGCGGTGGGCGTCGATCTGACCGACGTGTTCCTGGTGTTGGAGAACGAGGGCGTCGAGAAGTTCGAGGCATCCTGGGGCGAACTGCTGGACGCCACGGCAACGCAGCTCGAAGAGGCCAAGTGA
- the zwf gene encoding glucose-6-phosphate dehydrogenase encodes MAGAGAAHNTPSGWQNPLRDKRDKRLPRIAGPCGVVIFGVTGDLARRKLMPAIYDLANRGLLPATFALVGFARRDWADEDFADVVYQAVKQHARTPFRQVVWDRLASGFRFVTGTFDDDEAFARLAQTLEELDAERGTGGNHAFYLSIPPGAFPVVCEKLHSTGLARPRDGRWSRVVIEKPFGHDLTSAVELNSVVNSVFPEESVFRIDHYLGKETVQNILALRFANQLFDPIWNAHYVDHVQITMAEDIGLGGRAGYYDGIGAARDVIQNHLLQLLALTAMEEPVNFSPAELQAEKIKVLSATRLAQPLDETTSRGQYAAGWQGGEHVVGLLDEEGFAHDSRTETFAAITLEVDTRRWAGVPFYLRTGKRLGRRVTEIALVFKRAPHLPFDDTMTDELGKNALVIRVQPDEGITLRFGSKVPGHLMEVRDVNMDFSYGSTFSEDSPEAYERLILDVLLGEPSLFPVNAEVELSWEILDPVLENWAEHGKPEPYVAGSWGPQSSFEMLERSGREWRRP; translated from the coding sequence ATGGCCGGCGCCGGGGCAGCGCACAACACCCCCTCGGGGTGGCAGAACCCGCTGCGAGACAAGCGAGACAAACGCCTGCCCCGCATCGCCGGCCCCTGCGGCGTGGTGATTTTCGGGGTCACCGGTGATCTGGCCCGGCGCAAGCTCATGCCGGCGATCTACGACCTGGCCAACCGCGGGTTGCTGCCGGCGACCTTCGCACTGGTCGGGTTCGCCCGCCGCGACTGGGCCGACGAGGATTTCGCCGACGTGGTCTACCAGGCCGTCAAACAGCACGCCCGGACTCCGTTCCGTCAGGTGGTGTGGGACCGGCTGGCATCCGGATTCCGGTTCGTCACGGGCACATTCGATGATGACGAGGCGTTTGCCCGGCTGGCGCAGACCCTGGAGGAACTCGACGCCGAGCGCGGCACCGGGGGCAATCATGCGTTCTACCTGTCGATTCCGCCCGGGGCGTTCCCGGTGGTGTGCGAGAAGCTGCACTCGACGGGACTGGCCCGGCCGCGGGACGGCCGATGGAGCCGGGTGGTGATCGAGAAGCCGTTCGGCCACGACCTGACCAGCGCGGTCGAGCTGAACAGCGTGGTCAACAGCGTGTTCCCCGAGGAGTCGGTGTTCCGGATCGACCACTACTTGGGTAAGGAGACGGTCCAGAACATCCTGGCGCTGCGCTTCGCCAACCAGCTGTTCGACCCGATCTGGAACGCCCACTACGTCGATCATGTGCAGATCACCATGGCCGAAGACATCGGCCTGGGCGGGCGAGCCGGCTACTACGACGGCATCGGCGCTGCCCGGGACGTCATCCAGAACCACCTGCTGCAGTTGCTGGCCCTCACGGCGATGGAGGAGCCGGTGAACTTCTCCCCCGCCGAACTGCAGGCCGAGAAGATCAAAGTGCTCTCGGCCACCCGGCTGGCGCAGCCACTGGATGAGACCACCTCCCGCGGCCAGTACGCCGCCGGGTGGCAGGGCGGCGAGCACGTGGTGGGCCTGCTCGACGAGGAGGGCTTCGCCCACGATTCGCGGACCGAGACCTTTGCGGCCATCACCCTGGAGGTCGACACCCGGCGTTGGGCCGGTGTGCCGTTCTACCTGCGCACCGGCAAGCGCCTGGGCCGGCGGGTCACCGAGATCGCGCTGGTGTTCAAGCGCGCACCACATCTGCCCTTCGACGACACCATGACCGACGAATTGGGCAAGAACGCGCTGGTGATCCGGGTGCAGCCGGACGAGGGAATCACGCTGCGGTTCGGTTCCAAGGTGCCCGGCCACCTGATGGAGGTCCGCGACGTCAACATGGACTTCTCCTACGGGTCGACGTTCTCCGAGGATTCACCGGAGGCCTACGAGCGGCTGATCCTGGACGTGCTGCTGGGTGAGCCCTCCCTGTTCCCGGTCAACGCCGAGGTCGAATTGTCTTGGGAGATACTCGATCCGGTACTCGAAAACTGGGCCGAGCACGGCAAGCCCGAGCCGTATGTCGCCGGAAGCTGGGGGCCGCAGTCGTCGTTCGAGATGCTGGAGCGCTCCGGCCGGGAATGGCGGCGCCCATGA
- the opcA gene encoding glucose-6-phosphate dehydrogenase assembly protein OpcA, with protein MIIELPNTTTTAINKKLNAIREQVGAATTGRVLTLIVALETDALLDESIDAANIASQEHPSRVIVVVSGDAGSGESRLDAELRMFGDAGASEVVVLRLYGPLAGHAEAVVVPFLLPDIPVVAWWPDVAPAAPATDPLGSLALRRITDATNAPDPRAAIKSRRDGYTAGDTDLSWSRITYWRALLASALDQPPFEPIRSAVVSGLATEPALDILAGWLVSRIDGPVHRAVGELKIELTRDSETVTLSRPQDGVTATLSRTGKPAALVPLPRRVTAECLAEDLRRLDPDVIYGAALTGLEEVEYL; from the coding sequence ATGATCATCGAGCTGCCGAACACCACCACCACCGCGATCAACAAGAAGCTCAATGCGATCCGCGAGCAGGTCGGTGCGGCGACGACGGGTCGGGTGCTGACGCTGATCGTGGCACTGGAAACCGACGCGCTGCTCGACGAGTCCATCGACGCGGCCAACATCGCCAGCCAAGAACACCCGAGTCGGGTGATCGTGGTGGTCAGCGGAGACGCCGGTTCCGGTGAGTCCCGCTTGGACGCCGAGTTGCGGATGTTCGGCGATGCCGGCGCCAGCGAGGTGGTGGTGCTGCGGCTGTACGGCCCGCTGGCCGGTCACGCCGAGGCCGTCGTCGTGCCCTTCCTGCTGCCCGATATCCCGGTGGTCGCGTGGTGGCCCGATGTCGCGCCGGCGGCACCGGCCACCGACCCGCTGGGGTCCCTGGCGTTGCGGCGGATCACCGACGCCACCAATGCCCCCGACCCCCGGGCAGCGATCAAGAGCCGCCGAGACGGCTACACCGCCGGCGACACCGACCTGTCGTGGAGTCGGATCACCTACTGGCGGGCGCTGCTCGCCTCCGCGCTGGATCAGCCGCCGTTTGAGCCGATCCGCTCGGCGGTGGTCTCCGGGCTGGCGACCGAACCGGCGCTGGACATCCTGGCCGGCTGGCTGGTCAGTCGCATCGACGGGCCGGTTCATCGCGCGGTCGGCGAATTGAAGATCGAATTGACGCGCGACAGCGAGACCGTGACACTGAGCCGCCCCCAGGACGGGGTCACCGCCACCTTGAGCCGCACCGGAAAGCCGGCGGCTCTGGTGCCGTTGCCCCGCCGGGTGACCGCGGAGTGCCTGGCCGAAGATCTGCGCCGACTGGATCCCGACGTCATTTACGGCGCCGCGCTGACCGGCCTCGAAGAAGTGGAGTATCTGTGA
- the pgl gene encoding 6-phosphogluconolactonase — protein sequence MIVATYPDADALVAAAGDRLADAVESAIAARGRALVVLTGGGNGIALLHRLGEHAARIDWECVHLFFGDDRFVPAADADRNDRQAREALLGRIEIPAANVHAMPASDGAYGDDLDAAARGYQEVLAANAEPGQPAPDFDVHLLGMGPEGHVNSLFPDTDAVRETTRLVVGVPDSPKPPPRRITLTLPAIRRSRQVWLVVAGAAKAEAVAAAVGGADPVSMPAAGAIGREQTVWLLDEAAAAELPAQSD from the coding sequence GTGATCGTCGCGACCTACCCCGACGCCGACGCGCTGGTCGCCGCCGCCGGTGACCGGCTGGCCGATGCCGTCGAATCGGCCATCGCCGCCCGGGGCCGGGCACTGGTCGTGCTGACCGGCGGCGGCAACGGCATCGCGCTGCTGCATCGCCTCGGCGAGCATGCCGCGCGGATCGACTGGGAATGCGTGCATCTGTTCTTCGGTGACGACCGCTTCGTTCCGGCCGCCGACGCCGATCGCAACGACAGGCAGGCGCGCGAAGCCCTGTTGGGCCGCATCGAGATCCCGGCTGCCAACGTGCACGCCATGCCGGCCAGCGACGGTGCATACGGCGACGACCTCGACGCCGCCGCGCGGGGCTACCAGGAGGTGTTGGCGGCCAACGCCGAGCCTGGCCAGCCCGCGCCGGACTTCGACGTGCACCTGCTGGGCATGGGCCCCGAGGGCCACGTCAACTCACTGTTCCCCGACACCGATGCGGTGCGCGAGACCACTCGCCTGGTGGTCGGGGTGCCCGACTCGCCCAAGCCACCGCCGCGCCGCATCACGCTGACACTGCCGGCGATCCGGCGCTCCCGCCAGGTGTGGCTGGTGGTGGCTGGGGCGGCCAAAGCCGAGGCGGTCGCCGCCGCGGTCGGCGGAGCCGACCCGGTGTCGATGCCGGCCGCCGGTGCGATCGGGCGTGAGCAGACGGTATGGCTGCTCGACGAGGCAGCTGCCGCGGAGCTGCCCGCGCAATCTGACTAG
- a CDS encoding ATPase: MSDMADRSSGTGTERKRLKTLAQAALNADVTVGQLEDVLNGLGNTMNELNSSLANLNATVERLGNGLDHLEATMAGLDDLARRLATLIEPVEAIVSRIDYLVEVGETAMSPLAATENAVRGMFNAMRNRVVR, from the coding sequence ATGAGCGACATGGCAGACAGAAGCTCGGGCACCGGCACGGAACGCAAGCGGCTCAAGACCCTGGCTCAGGCGGCGCTGAACGCCGACGTGACCGTCGGGCAGCTCGAGGACGTCCTCAATGGCCTGGGCAACACCATGAACGAGCTGAACAGTTCGCTGGCCAATCTCAACGCCACTGTCGAACGCCTCGGCAACGGTCTGGATCACCTGGAGGCGACGATGGCCGGTCTCGACGACCTGGCCCGACGACTGGCAACGCTGATCGAACCGGTGGAGGCCATCGTCAGCCGGATCGATTACCTGGTCGAAGTCGGCGAGACGGCGATGTCGCCGCTGGCGGCGACGGAGAACGCCGTGCGCGGCATGTTCAACGCCATGCGGAATCGGGTGGTGCGCTGA